The Pseudomonas sp. FP198 genomic interval GGCTTGCGTATCCGGGTGCATGGCGACCTGCACCTGGGGCAGGTGCTGGTGATCAAGGGCGACGCCTACCTGATCGACTTCGAGGGTGAGCCGGCGCGGCCGTTGCATGAGCGGCGTGGCAAGCACAGCCCGTACAAAGACGTCAGCGGTGTGCTGCGTTCCTTCGATTACGCGGCAGCGATGGCGGTCCAACTGCACACCGTGGACACCACGGCCGACGCCGATGCGGCGCGCAAACGGGTCGCCGAGCGCTATTTGATTGAGGCCCGCCAGGCATTTGTCGAGGCGTATCGGCTGGCGGCAGCTAGTCTTGCCCATGAATGGAAGGATGCTGAAGGCGAGGACGCCGCGCTGGCGTTGTTCGGCCTGGAGAAGGCGGCCTATGAAGTGGCTTATGAAGCCGAGAATCGCCCCGCCTGGCTGCCCGTGCCGTTGCACGGTCTGTACGGGCTGTTGAGTGGGCTGCAACCCTTTTCCGATTTAGCCGGACCGATTTAGTGGAGAGAATCATGAGCGTCTCGAACAAGGAAACCCAGGGGCAGGCCAAAGAGGCATTGTTGCCGGCCCCCCATGACATCGACGCGCTGGTGCGCGCCGAACACCATGACCCGTTCTCGATCCTGGGCCCGCATGGCGACGGGGCGGGCGGGCAATTCATTCGCGCGTATCTGCCCGGTGCGTTGAGCGTGCATGTGCTGGCCCGTGACGGCGGCGAACAGCTGGGCGAGTTGCAGGCCACCGAAACGCCGGGCCTGTTCGTCGGCCATTTCGACCGCGCACAGCCGTACCTGCTGCGCACCCGTTGGGCGGGCGGCGAGCAGGTTGCCGAAGATCCCTACAGCTTCGGCCCGCTGCTGGGGGAAATGGATCTTTACCTGTTCGCCGAGGGCAATCACCGCGACCTCAGCGCGTGCCTCGGTGCGCAACTGAAGACGGTCGATGGCATCGACGGTGTGCGCTTCGCGGTCTGGGCGCCGAACGCGCGCCGGGTGTCGGTGGTGGGCGACTTCAACGTCTGGGACGGGCGCCGGCATCCAATGCGCATCCGTTATCCGTCCGGCGTGTGGGAGATATTCATCCCGCGGCTGGGTCCGGGTGAAGGCTACAAATACGAAATCCTCGGCGCCCACGGCATCCTGCCGCTCAAGGCCGACCCGGTGGCCCTGGCCACCCAGATGCCCCCGGATACGGCATCCAAGGTCGCCGCGCCGTTGAAAATCGAGTGGCAAGACGACGAGTGGATGCAAAGCCGCCGCGAGCGCCAGCTACCCGGCGCGCCGCTGTCGATCTACGAGTTGCACGCCGGTTCCTGGCAGTGCGAAATCGACGAGGCGGGGGAGGTTTCCCGGCAGTACAACTGGCATGAAATGGCCGAGCGGCTGATTCCCTACGTCAAGGACCTGGGCTTCACCCACATCGAACTGATGCCAATCATGGAACACCCGTTTGGCGGCTCGTGGGGCTATCAACCGCTGTCGCAATTTGCCCCGACCGCACGTTTCGGTTCGCCCGATGACTTCGCCGCGTTCGTCAACGCCTGCCACCAGGCAAATATCGGCGTGATCCTCGACTGGGTGCCAGCGCATTTCCCGACCGATACCCACGGCCTGGCTCAATTCGACGGGACCGCGCTGTATGAATACGGCAACCCGCTGGAAGGCTTCCACCAGGATTGGGACACGCTGATCTACAACCTCGGGCGCACCGAAGTCCATGGGTTCATGCTGGCCTCGGCGTTGCATTGGCTCAAGCATTTCCACGTCGACGGCCTGCGGGTCGATGCGGTGGCCTCGATGCTCTATCGCGACTATTCGCGCAAGGCCGGCGAGTGGGTGCCCAATCGCCACGGCGGACGGGAGAACCTCGAGGCCATCGATTTCCTGCGCCACCTCAACGACGTGGTTGCACTGGAGACGCCCGGCGCGCTGGTGATTGCCGAGGAGTCCACGGCGTGGCCGGGTGTCAGCCAGAGCACGCAGCAAGGCGGCCTGGGTTTCGCCTACAAATGGAACATGGGCTGGATGCACGATTCGCTGCATTACATCCAGCAGGACCCGGTGTACCGTGCTCATCACCACAATGAATTGAGCTTTGGCCTGGTTTACGCCTGGTCCGAGCGTTTTGTCTTGCCGATTTCCCATGACGAAGTGGTCCACGGCAAACGCTCGCTGATCGACAAGATGCCCGGTGACCGCTGGCAGAAATTCGCCAACCTGCGCGCCTACCTGAGCTTCATGTGGGGCCATCCCGGCAAGAAACTGTTGTTCATGGGCTGCGAGTTTGGCCAATGGCGCGAGTGGAACCACGACCAGCAATTGGACTGGTACCTGCTGCAATACCCCGAGCACCGGGGCGTGCAGAAGCTGGTGAGCGACCTGAACCGGCTCTATCGCGAAGAACCGGCGCTGCACGACCAGGACGATGCGCCGCAAGGCTTCCAATGGCTGATTGGGGACGACGCAGTCAACAGCGTCTATGCGTGGTTGCGCTGGAGCAAGGATGGCCGGCCGGTGCTGGTGGTCGCCAACTTCACGCCGGTGCCGCGCGAGGCGTATCGGGTCGGCGTGCCGTTTGGCGGACGCTGGGTGGAATTGCTCAACAGCGACGCCGACACCTATGCCGGTTCCAACTATGGCAATGGCGGCGGCGCCTCCACCGAGGCGATCCCCAGCCATGGCCAGGCGCTGTCGCTGGAACTGAACCTGCCGCCGCTGGCAGTGCTGATCCTGCGACCGGAGGGGTAGGCCCGGATTCATTTGGATCACATTGATCCAATGTGGGAGCGAGCTTGCTCGCGATGGCGGTCAATCAGTCACAAAAGTGCTGACAGACACTCCGCTATCGCGAGCAGGCTCGCTCCCACAGTGCTGAGCTAAAAGTCCTCAGCCTCTCAGCGAACCAGGCACGGCTGCTTGTTGTTGAACGTCCAGCCCGGGATCAGATACTGCATCGCCACCGAATCATCCCGCGCCCCGAGTCCCATGCCTTTGTACAACTCATGAGCCTTGGCCAACTGGTCCATGTCCAGCTCGATCCCCAGCCCCGGTTTCTTCGGCACCTGCACGCAGCCACCGCGGATCTGCAAGGGCGCCTTGGTCAGCCGTTGGCCGTCCTGCCAGATCCAGTGAGTGTCGATCGCGGTGATGTCGCCCGGCGCGGCGGCCGCGACGTGGGTAAACATCGCCAGGGAAATATCGAAGTGGTTGTTGGAGTGAGAGCCCCAGGTCAGGCCCCATTCATTGCACATTTGCGCCACCCGCACCGAACCCTGCATCGTCCAGAAATGTGGGTCCGCCAAGGGAATGTCGACCGACTGCAACGTAATCGCGTGTCCCATTTCGCGCCAGTCGGTGGCGATCATGTTGGTGGCGGTCTTGAGGCCCGTGGCGCGACGGAATTCGGCCATGACTTCACGACCCGAATAACCATTCTCGGCACCGCAAGGGTCTTCGGCATAGGCCAGCACCTTGTGCTGGTCACGGCACAGGCGGATGGCCTCCTTGAGTGACCAGGCGCCGTTCGGGTCCAGGGTGATGCGTGCCTGGGGGAAACGCTCGGCCAAGGCCGTCACCGCTTCGATCTCTTCATCGCCCCTGAGCACGCCGCCCTTGAGCTTGAAATCCTCGAAGCCATAGTGCGCGTGGGCCGCCTCGGCCAGACGCACCACCGCGTCAGCATCCAGGGCTTTTTCGTGGCGCACGCGGAACCAGTCGGTTTCAGCCTGCGGTTCGCTGCGGTAGGGCAGGTCGGTTTGCTGGCGATCACCGACGTAGAACAGATAACCCAGCATCTTTACTTCATCGCGCTGCTGGCCTTCGCCAAGCAGGGCGGCGACCGGCACATCCAGGTGCTGGCCGAGCAGGTCGAGCAACGCCGCTTCCAGGCCGGTGACGGCGTGGATGGTGATACGCAGGTCGAAGGTCTGCAGGCCGCGACCGCCGGCATCACGATCGGCAAAGGCCTGGCGTACGCTGTTGAGGATTTTCTGGTAGGTGCCGATGGGGCTGCCGACCACCAGTGAGCGAGCATCTTC includes:
- the glgB gene encoding 1,4-alpha-glucan branching protein GlgB; this encodes MSVSNKETQGQAKEALLPAPHDIDALVRAEHHDPFSILGPHGDGAGGQFIRAYLPGALSVHVLARDGGEQLGELQATETPGLFVGHFDRAQPYLLRTRWAGGEQVAEDPYSFGPLLGEMDLYLFAEGNHRDLSACLGAQLKTVDGIDGVRFAVWAPNARRVSVVGDFNVWDGRRHPMRIRYPSGVWEIFIPRLGPGEGYKYEILGAHGILPLKADPVALATQMPPDTASKVAAPLKIEWQDDEWMQSRRERQLPGAPLSIYELHAGSWQCEIDEAGEVSRQYNWHEMAERLIPYVKDLGFTHIELMPIMEHPFGGSWGYQPLSQFAPTARFGSPDDFAAFVNACHQANIGVILDWVPAHFPTDTHGLAQFDGTALYEYGNPLEGFHQDWDTLIYNLGRTEVHGFMLASALHWLKHFHVDGLRVDAVASMLYRDYSRKAGEWVPNRHGGRENLEAIDFLRHLNDVVALETPGALVIAEESTAWPGVSQSTQQGGLGFAYKWNMGWMHDSLHYIQQDPVYRAHHHNELSFGLVYAWSERFVLPISHDEVVHGKRSLIDKMPGDRWQKFANLRAYLSFMWGHPGKKLLFMGCEFGQWREWNHDQQLDWYLLQYPEHRGVQKLVSDLNRLYREEPALHDQDDAPQGFQWLIGDDAVNSVYAWLRWSKDGRPVLVVANFTPVPREAYRVGVPFGGRWVELLNSDADTYAGSNYGNGGGASTEAIPSHGQALSLELNLPPLAVLILRPEG
- the gudD gene encoding glucarate dehydratase; translation: MTTPETSKAPIITSMQVVPVAGHDGMLLNLSGAHGPFFTRNIVILKDNAGHTGVGEVPGGERIRQTLEDARSLVVGSPIGTYQKILNSVRQAFADRDAGGRGLQTFDLRITIHAVTGLEAALLDLLGQHLDVPVAALLGEGQQRDEVKMLGYLFYVGDRQQTDLPYRSEPQAETDWFRVRHEKALDADAVVRLAEAAHAHYGFEDFKLKGGVLRGDEEIEAVTALAERFPQARITLDPNGAWSLKEAIRLCRDQHKVLAYAEDPCGAENGYSGREVMAEFRRATGLKTATNMIATDWREMGHAITLQSVDIPLADPHFWTMQGSVRVAQMCNEWGLTWGSHSNNHFDISLAMFTHVAAAAPGDITAIDTHWIWQDGQRLTKAPLQIRGGCVQVPKKPGLGIELDMDQLAKAHELYKGMGLGARDDSVAMQYLIPGWTFNNKQPCLVR